ccatagggtgatgtcatcggcgtagaaagcatgagacagagctgggatagtgcgtagtgcacgtgccagcgggaagagggtgacgttaaatagaagaggggacaagacagagccttggggagtacccttgttgccaagggagaaagaaggagaagaaagtgggccgtacgagatctcggctgtgctgtgggcgaggaaagcggtcacgtaagcatggacacggggtccgacatgaagggaggagagagcgtccaaaatggcggtgtggtgtacattgtcgaatgctttggtaaggtccagcgccaggatagctcgagcgcgttgtggtgggaggggtgtaggacatcctcggaaagctggagcatgacatcctgggtggacaactggggacgaaagccgaacatagagtccggatataggtcatgatgatccagataggtctggaggcgagccaggatgacgtgctcgaacagcttgccgagacaggaggtgagagagatggggcggaggtgctcgagggcaataggtttaccgggtttggggatgaaagagacacgtgcatgggtccaggaggaaggaagagtaccagcctgccagtgctcattgagaaggtcattaagggcttcgagggagggggtatctaggtttcggagtgccttgttagtgatgcggtccgcccccggggccgaagtggtgcggagcgtgagtagcgccgcacgaacctctcccagggagatgtccgcctcaaggtcagggttgggggaaccggtgtaggcgggaagtgttgtaggggggtcggtgcagaggtagcggtcccggagggccgccagtaagtcagtatcggtgagtggggaggagtgaaggcgatgggatatatccttgcgctgggaagctttggtgtgtgtagggtctagcagcaccctgagaagtgaccacgtgtcgcggagacccaggttgccggccatgcggtcgcatgtctggccccactgttgtcgaagaagagaggagcagtgctcctccatgtccgacgcgagccgggccaaacggaggcgcaggcggcgattgtgtttctgagcctgccaccggcggtggacagcgtgataggcctcccaaaggtgcagtagacggctgtctgccgtggtggagtgtggtgctgcagggagtgtggatgtagcagtatggacgtctgccaaagggtctcagtccaggcagagagatcgatgataggagcagaggaggaagtagaaagacgagcggaacggaagcggtcccagtcaactatctgggtgagacgagtagaggtgcgagcaagggaggggagagggaaagtggtgcagaggatgtagtgatcgctaccgaaggagactcccgtattagaccaggtcggatcggctacatttttggcgagggtaaggtccggattggtgtctcgttggacactggatccgatcctggtggggcgagtgaagtcattaaggacggaaagacattcattgtggatgaaagtccagagcgagtggcccttgcgggtgttctgagggtagccccagctagtatgaggtgcgttgaaatcgcccagaacgaccatggcgttgcggccagcgcaggagagcgctttgcggaggacgaggagtagaggggctgaagggctttgggagggctgtacacattgagaacaaagaggcttgcctcagtgcgacggcggggaaggatttcgaggaggagatgggcacagcctgaaacgtccagctggtgcagcacggcagcaaggttacggtgcaccagggtggcaacgtttgggtgggtctcagaagaaggatgaaaggaggtgtagtcgcgcagcttcacgggagctaggggttcctggagtcctaggacagaggggagagtgtcgggagggatgttctggaggtggagctgcagggtgctccgcttgccgcggaacccccgacagttccactgccagagatgaaggtgcggggggtgtctggccatgatggatggcggggtcaccggacggagttggggtaggtgctggggggaggggagcgagaggtgcgcgagggtggcctcagtcgcGCTCTGGCGAGCCTCTAGGACCGCGACCCTGGTGTCTAGGGCGGTAAGGTGGGATTCGATGGTGGCCACGCGGTTGTCGACACTGGCGATGCGCTCCTTAAGTCGCACGAAGCACGCCATGACGCGCTGCTTCAAACGCCTACAAGAAGGAGGTTGTTTTGCGAACGATGTCACGCTCGGGGCTACGTCATCGGAAGAGGGTGACTCGGCGTTTGTGCGGGGGGTGGCGGGTGGGAGAGGAGGCGCCGCGATGACGCAGCCGAGGGTACCGTGTTCATTGGCTCCCTCTGCTGGCGCCAGCTGAGACGGCGTGTGTTGTGAAGGTGCGGTAGCCTGGGCAAGGAGAAGGAGAAGGGCGAGGAGGacagacgcgctagcgcggcctgcaactggcgcgacaagctctgaatttgtagctgctgggcagcgatagtggccttgagggccgcggttggggggtccgacgtgtgaggctgcgatttccagcttaccggtgatgtggggggggggggggcgtggacgcctcggacctgggcagaggcgggaaggagacggagcggtggcggctggcagACCGGGCACCACGGGAGGGAGAGCGGCGGCGGGAAGGCCGAGGGTCTGTGGATGGGCCCGGGGGgtggcgctggtgggggaggctgaGGTTAGTAGAGTCactttttccagtgactctaaggcttagaggtggccggaggtgacgagggccgttccggtcgaaccggagcttgcaccgacgcgagcccgtgacgtgggctccctgcacaagatgcagcagggACGCAGGTCGGGGGCTCGACTGCCTTGTGAGCCTGGCCGCAGCGGGTGACAGAGGGGGATTTGGGCTTCGTGCACCACGTCCGCGACGGTGGGCGGAGGAACACTAcaacatttgctagtaggtacagcgttttgaccactggcgccacgctgcgccgctcgcacgtaccgcgtttctaggtggttccgttcaccgagggcgctcgaacgcaatgatatggtttgcacgaatgcaacccttggaagcgtggctgtatggctgatggaagaagaagaagccgcttcgAACGGccgtgttcaaaatgtgctctgcTGGTAACAGCGCATCGGCCCTAGGCCGAGGATCTCTTGCACCGTCTACCGTTACCGGTAATTACAAGATCGTTCTTCCTCGTTTGCCATCGGGAAACACCGTCCTCAACTCAGTGTTCCTACACGCGGACCTCGCTGGTCGGCCGTACCGCGCCCCGGATTTTCGTGATGCCCTGCTCTCGGTGCTCGACACCAAGGACATTCTCGGAGCAGGccagtatcagatgagccatcTGTGGCTCGTCACCTGCGCCAACAGCCTTTCCAAGCAGAAGCTCGTCGATAAAGGTGAGCTACTAGTCAAAGGACTCAAGTGCCTTGTCATCGACCCAGAAAGCCGGAACATCAAAATGAAGCTTCTGTGGCTTCCTCTTCACCTAGAACAGAAGCGTATCGTTGAAGCGTTGGAACCATATGGCATGGTGCAATCCATAACCAGAGAAATGTGGCGTTGCGAAGGCATGGAGAGTTGGCAGATGACGAATCGTGATGTAGAATTCACGCTCAAAGAAGGCCTCTCTACCAGTTCCCTCCCTCATCTTCTGACGATCTTCGGACATCAATGCTTACTTTTGATTCCCGGACGACCTCCCTTGTGCCTTCGATGCAACAGAGTAGGGCACATAAGAAGACAGTGCAAAACACCACGCTGCGCGAAATGCCACCGTTATGGTCATAACGCAGAGGCATGCGTTGGCacgtatgctgacaagcttcgtggcagTAAACCGGTGGACGATGACACCATCGTTAACCACCTCATGGATGTAAGTGAGGTCGTAGATGCCTCTGGCGAAGCGCCTGCTGAAGACCACCGGGCTGAAGAAGTGCAAATATCGACAGCTGCGGACACAGCTACAGCGAAGGTTACTGAAGAACAAACAGTGACTAACCGTGAAAAGGACCCTTGTGCAACGTGGGCCGAATCACCACCTTTTCGGGACCAGCTTCATCCTGCCGAGGATACTGAAATGACTGAGACATCAAAGAAGCGTCCAGCGCCGGCAGATGATTTGGAGTGCTCTGGGAAAGAGCCAAAGGTCGCCGCGGCTAAGGCGAAGAAACCCCTTCATGGAGTCCCTGTGAGTGCAGATGCCGCTGCAGTTCAAGAAGTTGCTGCAGCTGCGACACCTCAAAGGGATGGGACAGGCAGAACAAAGGTAGCAGCGCTACGTGTAGGCGCTGCGCCTCAGTAGTGGAATCATGGCGGGCGCCCTTCCCTTAACGTTTGGAACACTGAATGTCCGTGGCTTACGTAGTAAGCGACGGCAGGGTCAGTTATTACACTTGTTGCGTAGCCGAGCGTTAGATGTTATTGCaattcaggaaacaaaaattgaatccgatgacgacacagcggctgctgtagctccatttctttcggagtATGAAGTATGTGTCAGCCACGCGATTGGTGTCTCTGGAGGATGTATGATATTTGTGAGAAAAACGCGGTAATGCAACGTGTTGGGACTGTGCActgatagggaagggcgccttgtatggtgtgatgtcaatATGGATAGTCATGTTTGGAGGTTTCTTTGCGTGTATGTGCCACGTAAGGCACGCGACCGGGAGGACTACTTTCTCTCATTGACCCAGCACTTACGCAATGACCGTGTATTAGTTGTCTTAggtgactttaattgtgtgtgtagtggtcaggatcggtcgtctacaaggcaacgccatgataccagcgctgacgttttgaatgccatgacatgtgacTACCAGCTTGTTGATGTAGGGGATCATGAAAAGGTCCCTTTTCGCTTCACACATTTTCAAGGTACATCTCATGCAAGGCTTGACCGGATTTATGTATCTTTACCTATCCTCCCTAGATTATACGGCTAcagtgtgcaccctgtgttcttcagtgatcattgtttggtgtcggtttgttttggcaaccggcagtgtcaaagttcgcgaatgaactgggatttatggaaaattaacaatcagttactcttacataagccttttctcaagcgcgtcccggaaattcttattgacgtttcaagtcgtaattctttatctgtctttgcgcaatgggagatattcaagcaagaagttaaaatgatagccattgaagaagcttccatattgtcttttgaaaaaaaaaggaaatataaagagttgtgcaagttgctagatacgctacacgaacttgaatgcctgcatcctggcaagtacattgaggacatttacaacgttaaggcacaaatgcagacaatggacactgagagatacagaggtgcactagttcgagcgcgtactcgtcggtatttggagcaacagccttgtagtcgttcgcttggtgatgagcgtcagcatgctctgtcgaagcaagttc
This window of the Dermacentor silvarum isolate Dsil-2018 unplaced genomic scaffold, BIME_Dsil_1.4 Seq145, whole genome shotgun sequence genome carries:
- the LOC119434644 gene encoding uncharacterized protein LOC119434644 translates to MCSAGNSASALGRGSLAPSTVTGNYKIVLPRLPSGNTVLNSVFLHADLAGRPYRAPDFRDALLSVLDTKDILGAGQYQMSHLWLVTCANSLSKQKLVDKGELLVKGLKCLVIDPESRNIKMKLLWLPLHLEQKRIVEALEPYGMVQSITREMWRCEGMESWQMTNRDVEFTLKEGLSTSSLPHLLTIFGHQCLLLIPGRPPLCLRCNRVGHIRRQCKTPRCAKCHRYGHNAEACVGTYADKLRGSKPVDDDTIVNHLMDVSEVVDASGEAPAEDHRAEEVQISTAADTATAKVTEEQTVTNREKDPCATWAESPPFRDQLHPAEDTEMTETSKKRPAPADDLECSGKEPKVAAAKAKKPLHGVPVSADAAAVQEVAAAATPQRDGTGRTKVAALRVGAAPQ